The window tggagaggatttaaatccatattaaatcctctccaattccttgaaAGTGCAATGCAAAGTGCGATGTAGTTCAGGAGTCAGgactgagagctcgacacgtgtaAGATGCTAAATTAAACAGTGCTGAGCTCGattgatccaattttttttttctttcctgagCTTGACACCATTGGATTTAACATCTTCTACGTGTCAAGCTCTCAGCCCCGAATTGAACCACACTGCTGTTTTAGGGAATTGGTGATGATGTTTTTTCCATGTTAAACACTTAAACTGGTCTATTATCCAATGCttcagtttcagttttttttttcattttaatcaaAAAAGAAACCAGGGTCTAACGGGAAAACAAGAACATGTTAACTTGAACCATTAATAAATGCAGCTGATCGACCTCCTCTATCTTCATTTGGACCATTTCCATTCTTCATTATATAACCATAActacccttttttttcccctaaatgGTTTGGTTCCATTATTCCACAGTTCTGCAAGATGGCAAGGTTTTGAATGATCGAAGGAACAAAGTTAAAACTTATAAACGGATTCAAGTCATCCTCGCTCAGCGGCTCAGGACTGAGGAGTCAGGGGAGAGAAACTTCAAAAGGAAACCAtgtaaaagaaaacaaaaaggaaagaagaaaaaagcaaaGAAGCTTTTGATTTAGAAAGTCAAGAAATTCCTAGTTTGAGAAGTGAAGCCTGAGCAAGTGAACAGCGAACCATGTATGTATTTTTTGTAGACCATATGTTTATTCAGTACGAACTGAGGTGTCAAATCAAATGTAACACAAAGTATGCACCTCTCTGTCTTTGTCACACTTTCACTTTCACCTTCTCTGTGAGAGAGTGAGAGCTACTGTTGCCACCGGTGGTGGAtctggcaccaccaccaccaccaccagtgcTTTCTTGTGATGTCCTCGAAGTCTGGGTTCCTAACCATGAAGCTTCTCAGAGTCCTTTGAAGGAACAGACCGGAGGTTCCTATCTGACATAATCGACAACACATCACATTCCTATGGAAAATATAAAACATAAACTTATTAATGACAACAAGATTGATTGGAAGTATATCTATGGTCCCTACAAAACTTATATCTTCCATGACTTCTAAAACCCCGGTCAACATTATTTGAGTCTTCTTGTTAAGATCCCCATATCAGTTATATGGAGGTATTTGATGTGGATTGATATGGTCTTGAGTTTTCCTTGTAAGCTAGGGTTTAATTCTCCTATGTTCTTAttagtggtatcagagctataatCAAAGTAAAAAATGATTACCTGCCACCGTCATCAGGAAATCGTTTGATTTCTATGAGAGACTAAGGGCCTACTTAAAATCCCCTTCACATTAGATTTTACATAAAATTAATCCTTAAGTCAGCCATTTGAATTTCTCTCACCCAAACAAAACACACAGACTCATTCCCCGGATAAGATCGAGAAGCACTTTGTCAATTTccatgcctctctctctctctctctctctctctatagctCTCTCtagattcttgaagaacatcataagaaaatgaaaagaaaaacagaagaaattaGGGGTAATCCTACTAGCCCCTAGCTTCTTGCAGTAAAATTAGGAGTTGTGTCCTTTGTTGAGTTTGACATCATAATTCTCCCACAAGGGCTCCTCTTCATTCATCAGATATCGAAAGCAGCTATCATGCACTCCTGGTGTACTAGTAGTACGTGCAACGACATTAGAgttagaaggagaaggagaaggaggagaggtGTCTGGTCTTTGTTCCTCATGAGTTCCTCCTCCATGTCTGAAAGGTAGATGTAGATGATTAAGGAAGGAAGAAGCCATTGTTCTTGAATTGTCTTTGCGTCTCTTCTTGTGTTGTTCTTCCCAACCAACGACCGCAGTTATTGTTGAGGGTGGTGCAATCATTGCGGCGGGTCGAGGCGTCTCGCTTTCATTTTCATAGTCAGGCGGCGATGAATTGGAATCCTTATTATTGGCTTCTTTGGCAGCAGTAAATTTATGCAAGGCATCCATTAAAGCAGCATCTCGAGCTTCGACCCAAGCTCGTTCATGAGCCCAAAATTTGTATTCTTTACCCAAACGGTTTGTCTCTTCCTTCCTCCATGCTTCCTCTCTAGAAATCCTCTCTTGTTCTTTGCTTTCAAGAGTCTTCAACATCTTCTCCAACCATGCTTCTTGTGTCTCCACTAACTTCCTCATTTGTGAGTCCACGAACTCTCTTATCTTCACCTTCCAACTCTTTCGGCCTCTGCTCTTATGATGAGTCTGGTTGTTGTCTTGTTGCATCTTCAGTTTCTTCTTTTGGATTTCCACCGAGTCTTCTGAGGATGAAGAAGTGTCGAAATCCTCCTCCGAGCAATTAGAAAGGGTGATGAGGGTGGTCTCATCGCAGGGGCAGTGCTTCTTCTGCTGTGATTGTAAGGCTTCTtgtactactactacttgaTTCGCTTGAAATCGAAAGGTCTCtgaggctgctgctgctgctggcactggtggtggtggagtACTACTACTGGTTGtgtctctttctctgtctctttctctctctccatagagagcttcaagtTGACGAAAGAACCTGTAGTGCTTACCGTCTTGTCTTCCAGCTTTACTCTCCTTGGTCTTCTTGTAGTACTTGTACAAGTTCTCGAATTTCTCTCTACATTTCTTTCCACTCCTTTGGTACCCATGTTCCTCTGCCATTATCCTGCAACACCCAATTCCCCTCATAAATAatcactccaaaaaaaaaaaatatatatatatatatatatatatatataacaacaCTACCAAATGCTAAGATCTAGGCTTTCGAATAAGCTAGAGCAGAtttaatttcttccttcttcccacATAATTAAGAAGGGAAGGATATGATACACACTTGGCCGGGCCTCTAGTCTAACTAGGCTCTAATTAATTAAGTAAGTAAACTTCAAGGGGCTGTCATTCTCTGaacacaaaaaatagaaagaaaagaaagagtgcttaaaaagggttttgggttcTGGAATGAAAACCaacaggaaaaggaaaaaacagaaaagccaTTGATATTGTTGTTGGTTAGAACACAAGATTTAATTCAATGGGTGACAGAGAGACAGACAGACATACCTAGAGACTTCATCCCACAAGGGTCCTTTCTGATTAGCTTCTTTGAACTTTGGATCAAGAAGAGATCTGATCTCCAGAAGGGTGAGGGTTTCTTGCCGGGGCCACCTACCATTTCCAATACTGTCACCTCCAATGCAAGAAGTTTCTTTTTCAAACCCAGATATAGCAGAAGCAGAAGGAGGTGGTTCTGGtgcagcagtagtagtagaagGAGAGgttgaatgatgatgatgatgatgatcagaATGAAAATCCACAACTGCAAGAGGCAACATCGACTCGCCTACAACCTGGCGACCGCGACCGCGAccacccatcatcatcatcatttcatAATGCTGGTCTGTTCTCAGATCTCTGTTGCTGGGGAGTGCCTCTGCAGCTTGGGGGACTGCCGGGAAAAGGGTTCTTCCACCCATCAACTGTCGTAGATCCGGCACTCCGTACTGCTCACCCATCTCCATTTGACGACAgacagcgagagagagagagagagagagagagtttgtgtGAGAGGTGAGCGGCACACTCGGATCGTGTCGTCCACGAAAAGATCGAATTTATGCTATACAGGAGATGTTGGTCCCATCTCCCATCACTCTTTCTGAATTTCAAGAGCaagaatttctctctctctctctctctctctcacacacacacacacgcacacacagaGGGAGGGTCAGTCGCTTGGTTGGACAAGAGACGAAAGGAGGGACATACGTACCATGAAACCAATTAGACACTAGCACGTGTGTGATCACAAGACGACAGATGGAAATCCAATGAGAGCACTGGCACGATGACGCGTGTACAGTGACATTGATTGACCTTTTATTGACCGACCCCACGTTtcacccatttttttttttttttttatcttttatttgggTAGAACAGCCATTTATTATTTAACCCATAGTTATACTTATTTGTTTGATAATATTCTTATGGCAGAATGTTTTCTCTATCGCAGTGCATACTGCGTCCAGGCACATGGACCTGTTATTCAGGGGATAGGGTGGGCATTGCTTGAGTTGTGCCCACCTCCAtgtgcgctgcggcacagagaacagcacccctatTCTTATGGGGAGAAGAGTTCTCAATGAGGAAACTTGGTCCCTCAGAGCGCAGGTCAATGGGgggaaggaaaatagaaacatcAATAAAGTGGGTATTTCTACCTTTCTTGGGAGACAGAGCGGTCATTTTACAAATTATGCAAGACACATGGGGTGGAACAAGCCTGTCATTTTAGTCATTCAAGGGGCAGGCAGGTCATTTTGCCCTCCCCATGTGTGTGATTGCATCCTACATTCCTACACCGTAAGTGGAGAGaacattttttctcttttttacttGATATAAATTGTTTAGTAATAATATTCACCCAATTAGGTGCGTCGTGTGTGTAACCAAGCAAGGTACAAACAGATTTTTTAATCGtacttttttacccttaatAGAACAATGTGGCAATACAATAAAATGACGAATGATGTAATTTCTACCCCTCTTATCCCTGCAGCTCGCGGCTCTGGCCTGCCCCGCCCCTACTCGAGGGTAGCACCGGCAAGATCCCTATGCCATTCTCTCACCGACATACCAGTGTGCCAATTGCAAACAGATGATTGCCGGAGCAGAAATGATGTCGTCGAAAGGGGAAAGCCGGAGCCAAACTCCCTCCCCAGTAATGGCAGGGCTTGAAAAGTATGATTGACCATTGATCGAGAAGCTGTTCATGCTGGAACAATGGCGACGATGACCGATCCTTGCGAAAAAACACCGTACCCAGGGAAATCCCCAACAATGTTTCAGACGGGAAGAGTCCCTTCCAACTCCATTATCCCACCGAAATCCGTTTGGAATCGAATGAAATCGCCAATGTTTCCGGTCGCTCCTGGCGGTGGAGTGGAGTCTGAATTCTGAAACGAGCCAATGGAGAGCAGGGGTTGGGAATGattgaaattactaaaataacctcATAAAGAGTTAAATAATGTGGTGACCTACTGCAAAGAGAGGTTACAAAATTCTGTACAAACAGATTAATGGTTTACTAAATTCAAGGGAAAGTATGAACATGTCACCCctagggatctttatcccctccagttctcTAGTCCCCCCTTAcaagggggttgggggggggtgcaatgaccaccctacccttgcccgGTGGGATGGACCCCCTATTAGAAGAACTTGGGAagtagaggagataattttcccaccTCTAGTGGCCTATGGGCCTTCAATAGAATCTAACTTAAGAAAGAGACACAAATGTCTGAGGGCTTAGGGTATGCTCCCAAACAGAAAAACATTCACGGTCTACGGATAGAGTCCTTTTATTGGGGACACCCAGATTTGCCACTCTCTTAGGCATCACCCCTAGTGGCGCCTATGGGCCTTCAGTAGGATCTAACTTAAGAGAGAGACACAAATGTCTGAGGGTGTAGGGTACGCTCCCAAACAGAAAAGCATTCTTGTCTTGGATGGAAtctttttattggatttaattTGAATGTCCTCTACAAACACTCAATCAACCAGCATTACAATTAATTAGCACCCACACATAGACAATTCCTATATCAGTATATGGCACATGTATATAGCATATCTAATACACACATAAATTTTAGGTAGGGTTGGGTCGAGCTTGGTGCCACAGCAGCTTGACTCCAACCAACCTAGGGTGGGATTCTTCAAGTCTAAGCATGGTCAAGGTTATAAAACTCAGAATTGGGATCCCTATTGAATTCAGCTGATTCTGAATTCAAGTCTGCTGGAATTGAATCGTTAGGAATCAACATGAACCTTCGAAACTTATCACAGATTGTTCACAATGGGCTGTTCATGTCGAGTTCTGCTCCTTTGCACGTACAGATGCCAAATACTTGTTCCATTATTGCCGAGTTCGGTTTCTCTACATGTACGTGTAGGtgcacgtacatgtgagagatAACCATCTGTCTGATTTTTACCATTTACGAGTGGGGAAGGGGTATTTATATAAACAAATTGGTCAGGGGGGTTACCTCTCAAATAGAAACAATTGGTGGGCTGTCAAGTAAAAACACAAGAAGAGTGCAAGAGTTGCAAGCGCGCCTTCGGGATTTTCAAATGGAAATGAGAGTAGAGAGTGGGGAGATCGAGCTGCTGGCAATAAGCGAGATTAGATTAAAGAGACCCCCGAAAAGAGCGGAAGAGGACGGGTTTTAGATTATTGGCCAACCAAACTTAACTTTAATTGATTGCGTTCATAACAAaagttatgtatatatattatatatgggaGTGAGTTGTCACTCTCGCTGGAAAGCCCTAATCATCATATACACCTAAATtaactcaatctctctctctctctctctctctctctctctctctcatttgtgATTGCTATGCTAAACAAAGATTGTATCAGAGCGTAGGATCAGAAAGAAGTAGTTTATATAAAGTGATATATTTATGAGTAAACACCTTCAGAAATGACCGTGTTGCAAAGTCATCATCATCTATTCATAatcacatatttgaatttatCTAACATTTCTATTTGCCATTCTCCAACTTAACAAAAAGTTTGAAAAGTCTTAGTCATGAGCTCAACAGAAATTATTGTTTACGACTTGGTAGGTTAAGTGGGAGACAAATTTCAtaaccctaattaagcatctctATTAGTAGGTTTAAATATACTCTGTTCTTTTGTTTCGATATGTTTGTAAGCCCCCTGTGGGTTTGTTTGGCTGAGTTAGGATGATGTGCTTCGGTTATGGAGTTTCAGGTTCAAGTCCCCCACGAGTGAAGCGTTACATGGGGTGGGGAGAGAGGCTTAGGGTAACCGGGGTTTTCCCTTGGCCCTGAACCGTAAACCTTGGCAGGTTCAAGGGTTTCTTCgttagcaaaaaaataaaaatgtttgtAGCATTATTGTATTATTTAATgaatttttaattaagaaatatttAAGCTTGTGATTTTTGTGAAAAATGTGAAAAGTAGGAATGTGTAACAGTTTTACATGATTTTgtataaaattgaaattttggaaattgATTTAAAATTATGTATAACATGCATGATGAATTGGAATTGACTAAAACTTTatccaacaggggtttatgtgttgggttTTGATCGATTCATCGTTACGTCCTATGGGCATGGGGGATGTTATTGTCAAGATCCACTGGGGTGAATCCTGCATTCCGGAGAGTTAAGAGAAAGACACAGAGATGATCGGAGTGGGTTCCAAGGGACAccctccgatgcctaagtcagatctcaTAGGACAATACAATTATGAAACTAAGACAGAAAAAACAATAGGCTTACAATAGAATCAATTCACTTTATCTCGTTCGATTATGGAGCCTTTATTTATATGTCCAAGGAGGATTGTCCCAGGTCCACACAAGCTTTAGGTCTAAGTGGTCATGAGCTGTTGTCCGATGCACCATTCTTGAACGGGAACTAGTCTAACCTTTTTGCAATTGGCGTCATGAGGAGTCTCAAGTTGAATGACCACATGGAAGGCTCCGGTTGTTGGTTTGGTTATAGGGAATcttggacgaaattttgctagaatgttcctgctacaaggctggcagccaaggaaatgaaatcttaaaatgtattttagaaaatattaaaacttaggaggatatttatgaacccaaagaggaagtaaattattccattttcttggctgctagccttgtagcaggaacattccaacaaaaaaattttCGGGAATCTTGGTCTTAACAGCTTCCTCATGCTTCTTGGACTGATCACAAGTGGAGCTATTCACATGGTTTCAAGCCTGATCCCCTAACATGTGTGGTCTGTCTAGTAGAGAGTTGATCATGTATATGTAAGGGGCTATAGTGAGAGGTATTGTGATGATTCATCTGAGGTAAGATGTGTTGTGTGGTCTCACCTAGAACGCGAGATGTTTTATAAATCAAATAGCCAACCCTTATATATACATGATCAACTCTCTACTAGACAGAGGACACATGATCTTTATGCTGTAGTACACATGCTATCTTTCAATGAATCTTCCTTTTACCAacagaacaaacaaaaaaagatttaaTTAGAGGCTTTAATAGGGAGAATCACTTGCTGGTTGACACAACTAGGATTGTGAAAAAAGATACAGAATGTGAGAGAGTTTCCacagtttgagagagagagagagagagagagagagagagtaaatcTAGACAGCTCAAGGTTTTAATTGGATGGTTGACGGTTTAATAGAGCCCATTTTAGGGCTTGGCACTGCATGGTTTCAGTCAACCAATGATGGGTTGGCCCATACTAAATCAGGTCAGCCATGTGACCAACGTCCAATCTTGTAGTGGTTGCCCTGGTCTCAGGTTATATTTTTTCTGTTCAAACATTCATTTACGCCATATTTTTGATGAACCTTATTCAAGCTAAGCTCATGATTGTGAGCGAAGTTGACCATCAACAGCCATGGAAATCGCTCAATAAGCAGAAGTAATCTTAATCTAAGGCTCAAGCTCAACCTAAATTCTAATTGAAACTCAACTTATATGGATATGCCATTGATGTCCTCTATTTATATTACACTGTGATTTTGACTGTATAACCTAATTCacaagggtgtcaaaatcaaaccgaaatcaTTTATTGAAATCCAACTGAACCATTTTAACAAAACTGTGAAATTATTTGATAAATGGTTCAATTTGAAACTCAGACCATTTACCCTAAATAGATCGTTTATCACTCATAGATGTACATAAATCAAATGtatcaaaatcaaatagaaatcGTTTACCGAAATTAAGCTGATCGAactatttaaattaaaattgtgAACCCATTTAATATATGATTCaattataatttcaaaattgacaATTTTTTATCAACATGAATTGATTGATGGGCTACCACCTTTTTATCGATATGTTATTAAAATTTAAGGCATTTTAGAATACCTGTTCGTTCTTTTTTCATCTTCCCCTCTCAACCAAGCGGCTGCATACATGTTAAACAAACCATTCAAGATACCAAGAGGTTGGTGCCAAAAAATGGATTTCATTTTTTGATCATATTCAATTTGTTCTTCTTCCTAAAATTTGTTAATTACACGGGTTAAAAAACAGGAAGAGAAATAGTAACAAGCAAGAATCAAAAAACAGAGAGCCTGATGGTGGCTTGAacttagggttttaaaacatggaatcaAAGATGGAATTGGTTATTGGTGATTTCAATTCAATGGATCGGATCAAGATCGGCTCGAATCAGTGTTCAAGAATTCTAGAATAATTACGAATTTTTATTCTCTGCTGTGCACTGCAGCACTATTGTGCCATCGTCAATGGCCCACCCTTCTAATTATGTACCAACTATTCTAATTTTGCTCTCATACAAAAGCGGAAATCCCAGGCGATCTAGACGCCTTGTGTGTCTATGCATGGGAGCCACACAACGTGCACAACCGAATAGCATtctgtttttcaaaaaaatatatatatatatatattttagtaACATGACAACGATGTGGGACCTTAAATTGATAAGGACCAATTAGGCAGAATCGAAACCAACTAGACCGGTTGTACATTATCCGAGATGAATGGTGAATTCATGGCGGCTATAGTGGTAACATTGTACGTTGTAGGTAGGGGAAGCAGGTATACCTAAACAGGCAGGCTAAACGCTAAAGTGAGGACCCATTGATCCGAATTCATGATTGTCTTCGGTCTTCACCAGTAGCACCAAGTATCATTGTTACGCATTCAATGCGATAGAAAGTTGTTCAAATTGAGACACTCGCGGTGGGTGACAGAAGACCTAAACAGTCATTCCTTGCTGTTCACTAGAGATGACTGGAGAAGTCCAGAGATCCGACTAGAGAGAGTGTAGTGtacaattcagatcctctacggggCTCTGCCCGTAGCGGTCATAGTGATCCGGACATATCATTACGTGCAATGTCCGTCTTACCCCTACTCAGGTAAGACATTCAGACAAGAATAAAGCAGATATTACACAAAACAAAACGATGAATCTGGGCCGCTAGGGTCGCTACAGACAGTGCACTGCAGACGATCAGGTATCCGTACAGTGTAGAGGATAGGTAGAGAAAGCTAAATTTGACGACGACGGTAAAGGCAGCAAATGTCACAGACACTCACATTCTTTTGAGTGTTCACGACAACTACCGTCACCCACTATTCCCAATATTATTTCTCCTCCATGGTCTTCTGTGGGTTTACAGTCTTTGGCTTTGGAGGCTTATCAATTAGCATTTACGCTCAGCCCAATTTAACAGGTGGGAAGCTTTAAGTCTtttaatggttcaatttaataCTCACCGCCATTTCCCACTCTTTTACTAACACACTTCTTTCATAAGCTCATacttctcattctccttcttcttcatctctctctctctctctctctctctctgcatcaTTTGCTTTCCATGGCTACCTTCCTTCCTTCCACTCCATCCCTTGACCTACATCGCATCTTCCTCACTGCTCTAGCCTTCCTCGCATCTGTCTTCATATTCCTACTATCCAGACGAAGCAAGTCGAAGCGCCTGAACCTCCCGCCCGGTCCACCAGGATGGCCGGTGGTCGGGAACCTATTTCAGGTGGCCGGTTCAGCCAAATTTTTCTTCCACTACATTAGAGACTTGGTGTCCATCTACGGTCCTATAATGACATTAAAGATGGGGACACGGACCATGATCATCATCAGTAGTCCCGAATTAGCCCATGAAGCACTTATCCAGAAGGGTCAGATCTTTGCAAACCGTCCTCGTGAGAACCCAACCAGGAAGATCTTCAGTTCCAACAAATTCACCGTGAATTCTGCGGTTTACGGGCCGGTTTGGAGATCGCTGAGACGAAACATGGTCCAAAACATGCTTAGCACCACCCGGCTCAAGGAATTCAGAGGAGATAGGGATTCTGCGGTAGACCGGCTTATCGACCGGATCCGTGCCGAAGCCGATTCGAACCATGGGGTCGTATCGGTGCTGAAGCATGTCCGGTTCGCTGTCTTTTGTATCCTCGTGTCTATGTGTTTCGGGGTGGACATGGATGGAGATGAGATCGAACGGATAGACAAGATGATGAAGGCGGTATTGATTACCCTCGACCCTAGGATCGACGATTTCCTCCCTATCTTGGCCCCTTTCTTCTCCAAGCAACGCAAGCGAACCAATCAGGTGCGGGAGGAGCAGCTTCAAACGCTGGTCCCCTTCGTCGAAGCACGACGGTCGGCCTTGAAGAATCTTTCATCCAATAAGACGGCGGCGTCGTTCTCTTACCTGGACACGCTCTTTGATCTCAAAATCGACGGACGTAAATCCGTCCCTACGGACGAAGAGTTGGTCACGCTCTGTTCCGAGTTCCTAAACGGTGGGACCGACACCACAGCTACAGCACTGGAGTGGGCCATAGCGAGGTTGATCGAGAAGCCGGAGATCCAATCGAGGCTCTACGAAGAGATAAAATCGACGGTGGGAGATCGGAAGGTAAACGAGAAGGACGTGGAGGATATGGTGTACCTGAACGCTGTCACGAAGGAATTGTTACGAAAACACCCACCCACGTACTTCGCGCTAACCCATGCAGTGTCGGAACCCGTCAAGTTGGGAGGTTACGATATTCCCATGGACGCCAACGTGGAATTCTTCGTGTCGAGTATAGGAGATGACCCGAAAATATGGTCCGACCCGAAGGATTTCAACCCTGATAGATTCTTGTCTGGAAAGGAAGATGCGGACATCACAGGGGTGACGGGGGTGAAGATGATCCCGTTCGGGGCTGGAAGGAGGATCTGTCcagggctgggcttgggatcgCTTCACATCAATCTGTTGCTGGCAAGGATGGTTCAGGAGTTTCAGTGGAGAGCAACACCCACCCAGAAGATGTCGGATTTTAGCGAGAAGTTGGAATTCACAGTGGTGATGGATCCAGCCCTTCAAGCTGTGATCACAGCCAGGAAATAGTTTCTGACTGGTTTGGCCTCGCCGTCAAAATATATCAAACTCCGGCGAGATTATATGTTTCAATATTGGTGTCTATAAGAGAGGAAAAGGGTTTAtgttctacccaaaaataaaaaaaggaaaagggtttATGTGGTTCGGGTTTAAGTGGTGGGTGTCTTGCCGGTCTGATTTCTCCTTTTTTGGAATTTATTCAGATCCTccatatactttttttttaactacttatttttatataataaaaaGGAGGATCGTTCATGGTTGTTGAAAATTGAAACCGAAACTTTACATTTTAAAGTAAATGtttccattatttttggcatCGCAATAGCATCGGTCGAATGAGTTGAAGATGCGAGAGCATGCCAGAGTCACCAGGACTCAAAAGATGATCAAATGGAtcatatttgatttttaacttgTAAAGAATGTGATCTTTCCAGTGACTTGATCGTTTTAAGATCGTTTAATCGGAAAACTCCCccttaaagaaaaaaacaaaaagaagaacgTTTAACTGTAAAAATTGCAATGTAAAGAATAAGAACTTTGAAATAAAATTGTGCTTGTAGTAACGTATGTGTTAAAGTCTTTACAATAGACTAACTCCGTATTGGGGAGGCTTACAACTTAGTATTTAAATTACACTAACACTAAAACTGCTCCAAGACCAAATTTCTCACTTCGCCAGTAACAAATTTGTTGAACTCTTTACAATTCTCAACCATAAACTATTGAAACTTACAACTTGAAG is drawn from Telopea speciosissima isolate NSW1024214 ecotype Mountain lineage chromosome 1, Tspe_v1, whole genome shotgun sequence and contains these coding sequences:
- the LOC122657966 gene encoding cytochrome P450 77A1-like — protein: MATFLPSTPSLDLHRIFLTALAFLASVFIFLLSRRSKSKRLNLPPGPPGWPVVGNLFQVAGSAKFFFHYIRDLVSIYGPIMTLKMGTRTMIIISSPELAHEALIQKGQIFANRPRENPTRKIFSSNKFTVNSAVYGPVWRSLRRNMVQNMLSTTRLKEFRGDRDSAVDRLIDRIRAEADSNHGVVSVLKHVRFAVFCILVSMCFGVDMDGDEIERIDKMMKAVLITLDPRIDDFLPILAPFFSKQRKRTNQVREEQLQTLVPFVEARRSALKNLSSNKTAASFSYLDTLFDLKIDGRKSVPTDEELVTLCSEFLNGGTDTTATALEWAIARLIEKPEIQSRLYEEIKSTVGDRKVNEKDVEDMVYLNAVTKELLRKHPPTYFALTHAVSEPVKLGGYDIPMDANVEFFVSSIGDDPKIWSDPKDFNPDRFLSGKEDADITGVTGVKMIPFGAGRRICPGLGLGSLHINLLLARMVQEFQWRATPTQKMSDFSEKLEFTVVMDPALQAVITARK
- the LOC122643624 gene encoding trihelix transcription factor PTL-like; protein product: MEMGEQYGVPDLRQLMGGRTLFPAVPQAAEALPSNRDLRTDQHYEMMMMMGGRGRGRQVVGESMLPLAVVDFHSDHHHHHHSTSPSTTTAAPEPPPSASAISGFEKETSCIGGDSIGNGRWPRQETLTLLEIRSLLDPKFKEANQKGPLWDEVSRIMAEEHGYQRSGKKCREKFENLYKYYKKTKESKAGRQDGKHYRFFRQLEALYGERERDRERDTTNTSPPSPSPSNSNVVARTTSTPGVHDSCFRYLMNEEEPLWENYDVKLNKGHNS